One window of the Triticum dicoccoides isolate Atlit2015 ecotype Zavitan chromosome 3B, WEW_v2.0, whole genome shotgun sequence genome contains the following:
- the LOC119275269 gene encoding uncharacterized protein LOC119275269: MARFPRARNLPARRGRSSSSDVRSSCWKTKEADEQSDLPLACEKREWKGATCPVCLEHPHDAVLLLCTSHHKGCRPYMCGTNYHHSNCLEHFKEAYAKENLALGDSAESALNLPFSPNTEPANKHPSTMELACPLCRGDVKGWTVVEPARQYLNRKKRACVHDACSFVGSYRELCKHVNSKHPSAKPREVDPALASEWKKFECERERQDAISTIRASNPGAVIMGDYVLELNGGSNNGMFADGDEFDLEERLNFFTSMDRTLNERIDFYESSEGSLDESIDFLASLFGRGRRIASGDSHSRAYRRHRERPRRNHLGISVDSSDIQQDPVNTQRGQRVAAVRGRAPRRHHPMVTHVRSTRGS, encoded by the coding sequence ATGGCGAGATTTCCAAGAGCCCGAAACCTCCCAGCTCGTCGAGGTAGGTCATCTTCATCTGATGTGCGTTCCAGCTGTTGGAAGACAAAAGAAGCAGACGAACAGAGTGATTTGCCATTGGCCTGTGAGAAAAGAGAATGGAAAGGTGCAACTTGCCCAGTTTGCTTGGAGCATCCACATGATGCTGTCCTCCTCCTCTGTACTTCTCACCACAAGGGTTGCCGGCCTTATATGTGTGGCACCAACTACCATCACTCTAACTGTCTTGAACACTTCAAAGAAGCTTATGCGAAAGAGAACTTGGCCCTTGGTGATTCTGCCGAGTCCGCACTTAACCTTCCATTTTCTCCAAACACAGAACCAGCAAACAAGCATCCATCCACAATGGAACTTGCATGCCCTCTGTGCCGTGGGGATGTTAAAGGATGGACTGTGGTTGAACCTGCTCGTCAGTATCTCAACCGCAAGAAGAGAGCATGTGTGCATGATGCCTGCTCGTTCGTTGGTTCATACAGAGaactttgcaagcatgtgaactccAAACACCCTTCAGCAAAacctcgcgaggttgatcctgcACTTGCAAGTGAGTGGAAAAAGTTTGAATGTGAAAGAGAGCGCCAGGATGCAATCAGTACTATCAGGGCTTCGAACCCAGGAGCTGTGATTATGGGGGATTATGTACTTGAATTGAATGGTGGCAGCAACAACGGTATGTTCGCCGATGGAGATGAATTTGACTTGGAGGAGAGACTTAACTTCTTCACTTCCATGGATCGCACCCTGAACGAGAGGATCGACTTCTATGAATCTTCAGAAGGTAGTTTGGATGAGAGCATCGACTTCCTGGCATCCTTATTTGGCCGTGGCAGGCGGATCGCAAGTGGAGACTCACACAGCAGGGCTTACAGAAGGCACAGGGAGAGACCTAGGCGTAACCACCTGGGCATATCAGTTGATTCTTCTGATATCCAGCAAGATCCAGTCAACACTCAAAGGGGGCAGCGAGTTGCTGCTGTTCGAGGGAGAGCCCCACGGCGGCACCATCCTATGGTGACTCACGTGAGGTCGACACGTGGGAGCTGA